Genomic DNA from Mauremys mutica isolate MM-2020 ecotype Southern chromosome 13, ASM2049712v1, whole genome shotgun sequence:
TTGCTTACCTCAGGCCAGGAAAGAGCGCTGTGGCTCTATCAGGAGTTGAATGAAGCTTTGGCTATACTTGTGTATTCTACAAAGGTTTTCCTTACCCAGGATCCTCCATCTTCTCTTTAAGGGGAGGTGATTGTTGAATTCCTTTATGCTGAGACGTGTCAGAGGCACGAAGGTATCACGCCACCAAGAACGCAAGTCCATCTGCCCTGAGGAAACAGGAAAAGGTTAGCTCCAGAAGGGGGATTAAACTTCAGCGTAGAGAATAGTTGAGATAATGATAACAGTAAAGTCTGCCATGTACAGAGAATTTGGACGTGCATGAGCAGCCCATCATGCTGAGACTGAAATGCAGCTGTTCTGCGGCTTGATACTTGTGGTGCTTCAGGCTATAAGTATgcaagcttttaaaataaatggctTCATTCATAATCTTTAACACCAGAGAAGAGTAGTTCTATGTCTAATGGAGCCTACTGTATCTGCTGACCCCCTCTCTGCCCATTAAAGGAGAGAGAGTAAGTGTCCCAAACACATGCAGCAAAAATATATTGTTGTGTAAGGCAGGAGAATGAAATATTTACTGCCCCTCTGAGCCAGTGACTAGCAAGTGtgattactatttatttattgcacTCAACTGTTATTCAGTGaaaacactccccccaccccaaattaaATAGCTACTCATGTTAAATGTGGCTGAATATACAGATGAGAAATCGAGAACCAGCGTGGCATATTCCTCTCCTATGCTACAGCCACCTTCTAAAATAATTCAAGTGAATGTTGCAGTGCAGCAAGTtaggcagagagagaaagagtttaGCAGTTTCAGGGCCAAatttttatattggtataaacTCAAGATTACTCCATACCTTGTGTGAAGTCACTccaaatttacaccagtgtaacttaaGAGCAGAATTTGCTCCTTCATATTTTCAGAACCATATCATAAGAACCTTTTGGAGACTCTTAGAATGACAGAGAAAGGTACCTTTGCTCCAACTATATTAAATATATTAGCAGTACAGTGAGAGTAGTGTCAGACAAAATTATTGACTCCAAAGAATAGTGTATGATTTGTGTGAAATTCATATAAAGTTATTAAACTATCTTCTCTGAATAAAGCTCCAGAGAGCAAGCTGTCATGCTATTTATATGTCCAGTTACACACAACATATGAGCATTATATTTGAATAGCAGTGCAAATGTTTTGTCAACATTGTTTCCATTTGACTTCCTTGAAAGTAGTCTAAAACTTCCTGAACAGACTATGATGAACTTCACTAAATATCCTTATCAGCTTCGGATTCTTTTGTATATACTTAATTGttactaaaatatttaagaagattTTTAGCTATGGTAAACAAACTGGAATGCCTTTTTCCAATTCCTTTTCTGCACCACACACTTGAACTCTTTGTGTCTGTGCAATAACTTCTTTTTTACAGTTGCATTCTGCTAAATACACAGAGCCACTTGCAAGTTTTGCCTGTGATTTCTTTAGCAGCCCTTTGGATAGTCAAGTTTCAGATCCAGAGGGCAAACATATACACtaacacaggggtcagcaacctctggcacgtggcttgccagggtaagcaccctggtgggccgggccagtttgtttacctgccgcgttggcaggtttggctgatcgcggctcccactggccgcggtttgccatcccaggccaatgggggctgctggaagcggcacgggtgagggatgtgctggccgctcccattggcctgggacagctaagcgcggccagtgggagccgcgatcagccaaacctgccgacgcagcaggtaaacaaactggcccggcccgccagggtgcttaccctggtgagccgcatgccagaggttgccgatcccttgCACTAACACCAAACATCTGTATTTTCTTTGTTCCAGAGTACTCTTGCTGGAGTGTCTAAAGGATGTGAAGTTAGCTTCCAAGATGACTCTTTTAACAGGAGAAAATTCTGATTATGACTATAGCGCCCTGAGCTGTGCTTCAGATACCTCCTTCAATCACACATTCTTTCCAGAAACAGAAACCCTCAAGGGAGTCTTTTACCAAAGAGCCAAGCTAGTTCACCCTGAAGAGGATCTCTTTAAAAGCATTCACCCTGAGGACCGGAAGCATCATATCATCATAAATGTAGGGGGCATTAAATACTTGCTGCCCTGGACCACACTTGATGAGTTTCCCCTGACGCGCTTGGGCCAATTGAAATTTTGTAATAATTTTGACGACATTCTAAACATTTGCGATGATTATGATGTGACGTGCAATGAATTCTTTTTCGACCGTAACCCGGGGGCGTTTAGGACAATCCTGACATTTTTGCGGGTTGGGAAGCTTCGGCTCATGCGAGAGATGTGCGCTCTTTCTTTCCAAGAGGAGCTGCTCTACTGGGGCATTGAGGAGGACAGTCTGGAATGGTGCTGCAAGAGGAGGTATCTGCAAAAAATGGAGGAGTTTACAGAAATGAACGAAAGGGAGGACGATGACCTCATAGAGAATGAAAACCCAGGCGAAACAGTGGAGGAGACAAGAGCCAGCCTGTGCATGAAAAAGTTACAAGACATGGTGGAGAGGCCTCAGTCTGGGCTTCCTGGGAAAGTATTTGCATGTCTGTCTGTATTGTTTGTGACCATTACTGCAGTGAACCTATCCATCAGCACCATGCCCGACttaagagaggaggaggagagagtaaGTTGACTTTCAGGATGGTAAAACATTGTTCCCTGGAAAAAGTAAAGCAAATacagggcctaatcctgctcccattgaagcaaGTGGGAGTTTTGTAGTTGTCTTCAGGGCAAGCAGGATAAGGCCTGTAGATAAAGATACTGAAAGTTGTAAATGACACTTTTCTctgagaaaaacattttgtaaataTGCATTATTCTGGACAGCCATATCATGAATTTTTGAAGCTTTGTTTGTGCTACTTAAGAACACCATAACTACTAATAGAAACTAGGGAAGTTGGAGCCAGACCTCActgcctctgaagtcaatgggagttttgccattgacttcagtgaaagaaGTATTGGGCATCTGGTAAGTTTTGTATTTAGCTTATAATTCAGCAGATTTGCCAAACTGGTTACCCCTTAATACAGCTTCAATTCATTTAATATTATGGtttaaaagaccaaaaaaaaattcctgtcacTTTACCAACTAAAACAGTGAATGTTCATTTACTGAGTATAAACTTCTTCTCTTTCTTCTAGGGTGAATGCTCCCAGATGTGCTACAATATTTTCATTGTGGAGTCTGTCTGTGTGGCGTGGTTTTCCTTGGAATTCCTGTTGAGATTCATTCAGGCAAAGAACAAGTTTGTATTTCTGAGGAGACCATTAACCCTGATTGACATTATTGCCATTCTGCCCTATTATATCACTTTACTAGTAGATACCACTTCGGTGGGCTTTAAAAAGCCAACCTCTGGCAACATCTATCTGGACAAAGTAGGTCTGGTGCTCCGCATACTCCGTGCCTTGAGGATTCTATATGTCATGCGGCTGGCCAGGCACTCCCTCGGCCTGCAGACTTTAGGACTCACCGCTCGCAGGTGTACCCGGGAGTTTGGACTCTTGCTGCTCTTCCTCTGCGTGGCCATTGCGCTTTTTGCGCCGCTCTTGTATGTCATTGAGAATGAGATGGCGGACTCACAGGAGTTTACCAGCATCCCTGCGTCCTACTGGTGGGCAGTAATCACCATGACAACAGTAGGCTATGGCGACATGGTTCCCAGAAGCATTCCAGGCCAGGTGGTGGCTTTAAGCAGCATTCTGAGTGGCATTCTCCTCATGGCATTTCCAGTCACCTCCATCTTCCACACGTTTTCACGCTCCTACATTGAGCTGAAGCAAGAGCAGGAAAGAATCATGTTCAGGAAAGCACAATTCTTATTAAAAACTAAGTCTCAGCTAAGTAATGCATCACAAAGGAATGACATTTTATTTCCCAGTATCTCTTCTGAGACTAGGGAAAATGACTGAAATTTAAGTTGCCATAACTGTCTGATATTGGGCAAAGTTATGCAGTCAGATATCCCATCTTACCATTTGCTTTGGAAGCATTTAAAGAAATCTATATACAAATAGCAAGAAAGGGGATTTTAGCCATCAAGCTGATACGGTTTTAAAAGCCTATTATTGAaggctttttcttcttttcaacaAAATGTACAGTTAAGACAGTTTTTCCCCGTGTGATCATGCAGTGGGATATTAGGAATTTGAGTTCTCTGACTAAAATGAGAACAATGTAAAATTACATACTTGACAGACTGTGTGTGATGTACCATTTTCCAACCAAGACATTATGTAGGTATTAATTTTGATCATTAAATAAGTTCTTTATTTTCTTCAtgtatataaataatataaagatAACAAGTCCAAgtctaaattcatccctggtgtaccTCCATTGACTGTAGTAGAATTAACCAAATATGTAAATTACCCATTGTGCCCTTAGAGAGGATTAAACAAGGTGTGTGTCATTTAGGGCAGgcaaacataatattttcctTGTGAGCCTTTCCtgaaaataacaacaacaatgaaGAGGAGCTATTGGTTTCTGGGTGCTCTGGGACAGCCATATGCTGAAGATGTAAATACTTATAGCTCAGCAGCTTCTAAACTTATATGGGCTTATACTGTAGCTCTGATATAGTTCAACAAAATATTCCCAGTGATGGGTAAGAGGGTCTTGAGTTTTATGACATCCAGTACAGATGACAAAGAGATATCTAGCTGCAAATTAAACTGAATGTGCATGATAACATCATAGTAATGATGTCTGTTTCAATATTATCCCTTTACACCCGAtagaaaacagaaattaaaaaaactcTGTTTCTAGATGAAGCTACAGCATTACTAATCAGGTTGATGCTAGTGCTGTGCATTGACTGTATGGCATctgacttctttaaaaaaaaaaaagcaaagagtATTACAACAAGTTGCCAGTGATGTAAAAAGGAAATAATATCAGTTGAGTCATGGGAGACTAAGTCAGTCTCCCATGACTCAAGACTGTAAGGTGTAAAGCTTTCAGCTAATTAGCTCTTCCTTCACTGATACAGCAGGCATCATAGCACTGAAGAAAAATTATCTTGGGAAACTTAAAGGCAACTAAAGAAGTGCAATCCTGCATCTTTTACTTTACTAGTCCTTAAACAAGTTATTCTCTTTAAGTCAATGAGACCAGGTGGGCAAGTAAGGCTTTCAGGACTGGGTCCTGATCTGGCTCCCCCAGAAGTCAATGACAAacctcccattcatttcaatcagAGCAGGTTTGGGCTTCATGACAACTCAAGAGACAAAGTCCAGAACTTTAACAAAGAAATCAAATTGGTTGATATGTCTCTTCGTGAGTGTATTGTGTTGAAAATCTTAACTTTAGGTGAAGTTTCCCAGTTTAAAAGAACTGTGAATTTCCTGTTCATTAACTGTCATGAGCCAAGAAATATGAATGTTCCCAGCATATCTGCCATCTCTCCTTAAACCTGTTTTTCAGAATCCCTGTTCTGGTCTCTGATCTCTCTTGAACAGGGACTTTCAGTCATGCTAAACTATATGATGGTTTTGTGATTTATATCAAAGAGGTTGGGGATGAAATGCAAAACTCATCTTAACTTGAATTTTTGTCTGTGAAACGTGAAACCTAGTGTATCAACCTACACTGAATGGCCAAGTCTCCATGTTACAGTGACCTGGTTtaactaataaaataatattagatATATACAATTATAATAATAGACATCTTATGTTTTCCTACTAAGAAATAATAGTTCAAACCTCCTTAGCACCTTTTAACCAGAgttctcagagcactttacaaactctAATGAATGAAGCCTCACAAAATTGCTGTGATATAGGTAAATATTTCCGTGAAACTGAGACATGATGAGTCAAATGAGTAGCCCAAGGTCACAGTAATTGTGTGACACATAAGTGAGTTGTATTCCTAGCTGAACCCCATTCTTGTGTTTTAATTAGAGTTGAAAAAAACAGGGactattttttcatgaaaaaataatCCCTTCTCCATCAAAAATATTCTAAATTCCAAATGTTTTGACCAGCTGTAACTTTAACCACAACACAAGCACGCCACATCTTCATTCCTTTGTATTAGCATCCATTATAAAAGGATTTGGTAATGGGACTGTTTGAAAGAGTAACATTACttgtatgtgtttgcaggattgggccctaaaggAGAAGCTGTATGTCAAAATAAACATAAATCAAGAGATtatgggccacatcctcagctcaGCTCCATGCTATGCCAtcttacaccatctgaggatttgGCCTAATTTAATCAATGTATGTTTAAATCAGCATTAAGTAAGTGTATTTCAGATATTgttttttctgttgcaaaattatggccaaatcctgaagtcatgCCTTGAGTCAAATCCTTAAGGGTACTAAGCACCAAGCCAGCCAGGGGATTTGTCTGAGTCAGAAACAAGTAAGGATTTCAGGATGTAGCCCATTGTAATTTTGCACTTGGCAACAAATAACTTGTAAGAGTATCAACATGTTGTACTATGAATCATTGTAACAAATTGCTTGTGTTTTACAGCAAAGTGATATATGCTGTAGTTCTTATGCTAAATTAATACAGCTATATGTCTTAGGAATACAACATTAGCATTAAACCCACATGCTGAGTTCCAGTTTCTACTGTGAAGGCtgaagattttaaatgattataactCTTGACAGTATATTATCTCAATTTTTAGACAAATTTATTAAATTGTAGATTGATTCAAAAGCTGACTCTGAAATGTTTCTAGCCACACAGCTGACAGCTACTGAGTCTGATATCTTTCCTTTCTTGCTTTTTAACAGCATGTGAAGTTAACAAAAAGTTCCTATAAAAACACTCTGTGCTTAAATGAAGTACAAAGGAATTGTTTAAATTGCCTCTGATAAAAAGTGGTACTTGTCAAATATCCTACTAGAGATGAATTTGCTTTGCTATTTGTATTATCCTGTATATACAGCAATAGTATGTACAGTTTCAAATTGAACAGTAGTAGCTATATTAATTTTGATTAATAAAGAGTTGGGCTTTCTTTATATTTTCATGTGCTTGCTTATAGTGCAGGCTGGCTACCACAAGCAGCTGAAGCATCATCAGGGGAGCAAGGAGATGATGCAATAGTAGAGCAAATCTCAGAGCAGACAAAGACTTTCATCCACCTTTATCCTCTCTTAGTGACACATTCCTCATGCCTGAATGCAAGAAGGGAGGGATGGAAGAGGCTGCAAAGAAAGCAAAAGTGGGAGAACTTTCATGGGTGATTGACATTCTGAGGTCCCACATAGGAAGTGACTACCAGTTGGGAGAGAGGACTTGGGCAATGAACATCACTAGCTGAAGCAGGTTGGCTACAGAAGAGAGCTTTAGTCAGGAGTCAAAATGTATCTATCTGCCTACATACTTCTAGTGCACCCTTAGGCTCAAAGTGCCAATTCAACAGCTTGAGTACAGGAACCCCTCTCTCACATGTGTTTCTGAGAGCCAGAAACTTACCCATTCCCCCCTGCCAGTCAGGACATAGCTTTAAAACTGTTTGTAAAACTAAGTAAGAatggaaagagaagaaatcagGGACAGAAATTGGAGGAATGAATAGGAAGCAGATGGGGAGTTCAAGTGAAGAGAAGAATCCCCACAGAGACCTGCATTTCCAGTTAGGATGACAACACATTAAATTACACTCCTGAAAATCTCTTCTTTTTTCTCACCTTTCTCAAAAGtggcaaaaaataaaattcagcagATCAGTGTAAAAATCATTTAAACACATTTCTATAACAAAGAAATAGTGAGTTTCTCTTTGATTTTCCCTCACTGAACATCATTTGATGTGGATCACTGACTGCAGTGGCAGTTTGCACACTGCCATGCATCTGGAAGAATGGGAGACTTGCATTATACTTCCCTTACTAGAGGTTTACTCAATGCCACTTCACCATGAACTATatcctgcaatccttactcagggAAATCTCCCTTTGTGGCAGATGTAGGAATTGGGTCCCACTGTACCATCATTCCATTGTACTTTCAGTCTTTCCTCTATGAATATTCAATACCTTTGGCTACATCCTATTAAACAAAAACCATTTGTGCAGGGCTGAGTCACAGATTCATGCATCATCTAATACATGTATCTGAGAAGGAAAACTGGCATGTTCTGCACGCTCATGATGTGTGGGCAGAGTTTAGCTGAGTGTTCAGACTGATGTAAAACCAAAAATTGCTGTGGTGGAACAGCACCTCTTTTCCACTGCTCTTCTTGTCTATTGAGAAGAGTTAGTCTTTATAGGATCCTTCAATAAAAATACCCTATCATAGGTGAGGCAGGACTAACCCTTGGACAACAGTTTTAGTCTTCAGTTGTACAGTACCACCagttcccacccccatcccccattcaATTGTTTACTGCACATCCTAGTAATTACATAGTGCCCATTAAATCCAGATGTAGTGCCCAGAAAGGAGCTGGCCTGTATCAGCTCAGAGCAGTTAGATAACACAGTAGCAGATAACAGATACTAAGAGATTCAGGACTGACCAACACATTAACTGTACCCTGTATTAtaggagagattttttttaaaaaagagttaatgagttaaaaaacaaagaaactgaTAAATATTTCTGATAAAACTAAGAAACACcaaatccaggggcggctctagacatttcgccgccccaagccgcgggaccagtggactctccgcaggcacacctgcgggaggtccaccggagccaccggaccagcggaccctccgcaggcatgccgccgaaggcaccctgcctgccgccctcccggcgactggcagagcgccccccgtgacatgccgccccaagcacgcgcttggcgtgctggggcctggagccacccctgaccaaATCCCACTCACAGATTTGCCAGTAGAAGTTAGCACAGCAGAACAGACTGAAAACTGGACAGCATACTCCCAAATCTGTGCAGATTGAAATGaacatattttaatttcatttttgatTGAAGAGTGACAAATACAAATTAGAAGATGGGAGGAGGAAACTCAGACTCTGAGCCCAGATCAGCCAATGGTATTAACTAGAATCTGAACTGTTTGCTCTAGGTTTGTGGGAGGGATTGTCCACATGGCCATTTTCATTTACACCTTGTTAGCCAGCACATGTGTGTTAGGGCTGGGGCATAACAGATTAATACCATATTATACCCAGCATGTGGGCAGTTATGTTAACCAATTTGTATTATGTCTTTCGCACGTTTTCCACTTTGCTCACTTATGTCAAGAGATATATATCCCACCATACTCTGCAAAGCTAAATGTAGCTTTTGCCATTAACAAATATAAAGGCTGTCAAAGGCAAGATACATTCATTCTATGTCCTTGTACCAGTAACTTCATGGGCAACTGGTTTGAAATGTAGTATCCAGAAGAGAGATAAGGGAAGGTACAGAACCACAAGTTAAGGAACTCGACAAACTGGTGGGTTGGATCTCAGGTGACACAAAGTGCATTCTTGCAAGCAACAGTAGCATAAATATAAGTGAGTTTGGGGGTATATTTTGAAGACCACCTACTGTGTACGGTGAAAATGCTGTGGGATAAACATTTCTTCCCAAAAGGAGGGGTATGTATGTCTGCTTCATACTGTACTACTTTGTCTTAGACAATAAACTTTGGCTAAGCTTGTTTATTTGGCCTTCTGAACATTTTTAATAATGAACTATAAATGTAGTCAATCAATCAATCAGCTATACTATTAATCAGCACCCTGAAACTGATTGAATTAACAGATGTCCGAGCTGCTGTATTTTAACAGCCTTTTTCAATTGCTTATCCCATGGAGGATTTTGCAGGACTCCAGCATCCAGTTATCCCAGCGATAAATTAGGCCTCTTGTCTCAGAAATACAAACCATCAGAGTTTAAAACTAGGATGTAGAGAGCATGATGGAACAGTGAGTTTGGAGGGTCCAACAGAGGTGTCATGAGATcacaaagggtatggctacactgcagttaaaaacccacagctggtccatgccagctgacttgggctaatgggctcaggctaaggggctgtttaattgcggtttagacattcgggctcaggctgcagcccagactctaggaccctgtgaggtgggagcttcccagagcttgggctgcagcctaagcccaaatatctacaccacaattaaaacaGCTTGAGCCAGCTGGCATGTgtcagctgcaggtgtctaattgcattgtagacatacccaaagagagcCATTCCCAGAgaccaggcagtggcacagggcaCAAAAGTAGAGTCATGTTTTATAAATCCTGCCCCCCAGTGGGGAAAAAAGCCTGTAAGGGCATATTTCTAAACTAATGCTTAAAATGCCTAATGCTAGATCCACCAGCTCATTTACTTATCATTGTTTCTTCATTGCCTTCTGAGATGCTATGGTAATGAGCAGTCTGAAAACCTGGAGTGCAACAGAGACTAGATGAGATCCAAGAAACTTCTAAAACTCTGCCTAGTTCACTGCAGCATGCAGGCTCTGTGAATGGTTTGTATTGACTTGTACTGTTACTGTCCCTTTGGGACAATATTGGTTATCTGTTTGGCACTGACCCACCAGTGTATGCAAGTTTAACCATCATCAGTAAAGCTAATGGGCATTTTGCCTGTGTATTGATTAAAGAAGGAGTTCAGAATCTGACCcaaaataattaacaataaaattaCAACTTCCAACTATTGTGTCCGTTTCTTTTGCGTTTCTTTGGAATGCTCCATCATCCCATATTCTCTGAAATCCTCCACAGATATCACCATGGACACCATTAACCAGGCTGAAAGCACAGCTGATAAGCTACAGGCCTTACTGATGAGGAAAGCTAGCAAGCTCACATGATATTGGCAGATCTTTCCGCACTCCTTGTCCAATAGCTATTTTACCTCCTCTCTGCCTCGAAGACCTAATCCAGAAATGAATGTCACCTAAACAGAAATAAAGTTCTCTCCTAGCTAGAAGCACAAAGACCCAAATAGACTAATTATAGAATGTGTGTTACATGTATACAAGCTACCATGACCACATTGTTACCCTGTGGCCCTGCTGATAGGCTTTGTACACCCATACAACTCTCTGAAACTAGTTCTGGCACTAATCTTAGCATCTTAAGGCCAAATTTTCAGCTTCTCCTTACCCAAGCCTCTTTTTCTGTTAATCATTTTGTTCCTACTTTTATTTTTTGAATCCAAAAAACAGTTGGAAAATTTGGTCATTAGCATGCATCAAATCCAAAGCTCAAGTGGCTAACCTGGAATACACAGTATTATTCCATACTATCATCTGGGGATCTGAGTTAAAAGCCAAGGTTGCTTGCTTCCCAGGCTACGGAGTTGTCAATTTTTGAAACTTCTGTAAATTAAAGTACAGCAGGTCAGCAAGTATTTCCATATTTAGATGTATAAATACTCCACAGATCAGTATATGTTTCTGCAATAAGCACTTCAATAAATATATGGACATGCATGTATTTCCTGTACATTTAATTATATTGGGATGGTAGCTGGATATTGTGTTTTGACATTAAGACATACAGTTGCTAAGCTATGAATCTAAGTAGTACATACATATTTTCATTAGCTAAATACTTAATAAAAGAGTCTGATGTATTTCATCCTACAGCTTTTACAATGAAATCTATCAGGTCATCCAAGGGAAAGATGACTCATTGCAAGTGTCACCAATTGCCATAGACTTTGGAGTGTAAAAGCAGCATTAACCCAAAGCAAAATAGGCCAAATGCTGTGCTAGTATAAAGGGTATCTTAAGAAATTGGGCAGGTAACTTTAGAGGAGCACTGGAGTGAGGAAGCTTAAGGCAGTGAGGCATCGTGTGGCAAAGTAAATGGGTCATAAATTATTTTACTTGTAGGGTGCAGTGGAAATAGGGAGAATAAACTCAAAAATGGATGTGACAGTAAAAGAGGGCATGGTATAAGCATGGAAAGAAAAAAGAAGTATAAATTAAGGTTAGCACTTTGCCCCACCATAGGGCCTTGTCTGTACACAAAAGTTGCACTGATATCCCTTTTCTGCGGGTGGGAACTACCATGAGTCCATACACATATTTTCTCCCATTACTGGTTCCCTGGCCTTCCATTTATAGACGTCACTCTGGTTTAAAACCAAGGCAACTCATAAACACTCACAAGGCCATGCTGCTCACACAGGCTTAGTGGATGTCACTGATATCCAACGCCAATGGGCAATTTTCCACTGTATGCTGAAACTCTAGTCAGTGTTTGTAAACTTTGTAGAGGTTTATACTGCTCATTTTAGAAAGGTCCAGCCTCAAAAGATCCATGATAAACCACAGGAGCAGCTGTGTTCAGTCCCGCCTAAAGCTAGAGGATCTGTGATTTCTAAGATATACACTGCAACAGTGCTTCAGTATGAGAgataggctttggctacacttacacttcaaagcgctgccgctttGAAGTGTAAGCGTAGCCAAAGCCTATCTctcactttgaagcgctaagtgtagtcaaagcgccagcgctgggagaaatttTCATCAGTGGAGAGTTATGAGTCAAATTCAGGATTCAGATTTATGCATCCTACATTGCCATCTACAGACCATACATGGTATTTCACTCCAGAGGTTTGTAACCTAGTGATAAGCAGGGATCCTAGTTTATACCGTGATTAatcagagaatttaaaaaaaccaaccaaccaacaacaacaaaaaacccacctttttctgctattaaaatgaaacactgaagTTTAGTTTCCCTGGCTACAATATATATAAGTATCAGTTGAAtacaatgttttattgatatatttaaaGTTTTTAAGCAAGTTTGAATATGAAATTTGTCCTTGCCAAACTCAGTGACACG
This window encodes:
- the KCNG1 gene encoding potassium voltage-gated channel subfamily G member 1; protein product: MTLLTGENSDYDYSALSCASDTSFNHTFFPETETLKGVFYQRAKLVHPEEDLFKSIHPEDRKHHIIINVGGIKYLLPWTTLDEFPLTRLGQLKFCNNFDDILNICDDYDVTCNEFFFDRNPGAFRTILTFLRVGKLRLMREMCALSFQEELLYWGIEEDSLEWCCKRRYLQKMEEFTEMNEREDDDLIENENPGETVEETRASLCMKKLQDMVERPQSGLPGKVFACLSVLFVTITAVNLSISTMPDLREEEERGECSQMCYNIFIVESVCVAWFSLEFLLRFIQAKNKFVFLRRPLTLIDIIAILPYYITLLVDTTSVGFKKPTSGNIYLDKVGLVLRILRALRILYVMRLARHSLGLQTLGLTARRCTREFGLLLLFLCVAIALFAPLLYVIENEMADSQEFTSIPASYWWAVITMTTVGYGDMVPRSIPGQVVALSSILSGILLMAFPVTSIFHTFSRSYIELKQEQERIMFRKAQFLLKTKSQLSNASQRNDILFPSISSETREND